A genomic region of Bacillota bacterium contains the following coding sequences:
- the qmoC gene encoding quinone-interacting membrane-bound oxidoreductase complex subunit QmoC, with protein sequence MSEQQYLVEPDLQFIKDIQAAGGGDLKKCFQCATCSVVCNVTPEDSPFPRKEMIWAQWGQKEKLMSDPDVWLCHQCNDCTANCPRGAKPGDVFAAIRNMAVRSYAFPSFMGNLLGKPSLAIFAWAIPVLILLIVISLIPTIYSILPHNLDPNSTLGGMIHELQHSGWSNMPADKPIRYGNFYPEMAIDMTFITLAALGLISLFVGILRMWRSMVKNHGEQGLMGAPVPNLLKAIPTIFRHKKFMECDESKNRYYGHLGVFYGFVGAFVTTAFVSIGFYAFGISTPYAQFSHVKLFGNLSAAAIIIGGIVLWVQRATYKKSASSYFDWTLIVLVTGLGVTGLATELVRLADLRAIAYPTYFIHLVFVAYLFLYLPFSKMAHLAYRSVAMAFARQAQRDLVFEDEIA encoded by the coding sequence ATGTCAGAACAACAATACTTGGTCGAACCGGATTTACAATTCATAAAGGACATACAAGCGGCGGGAGGCGGCGATTTAAAGAAGTGCTTCCAGTGTGCGACATGCTCGGTTGTTTGCAACGTGACGCCTGAAGATAGTCCTTTTCCAAGGAAAGAGATGATTTGGGCCCAGTGGGGTCAAAAAGAAAAATTGATGAGCGATCCCGATGTATGGCTTTGCCACCAGTGTAATGACTGCACGGCAAATTGCCCGAGGGGCGCAAAACCCGGCGATGTTTTTGCTGCTATAAGAAATATGGCGGTAAGAAGCTATGCATTCCCAAGTTTCATGGGTAATCTATTAGGCAAACCATCACTTGCGATTTTTGCCTGGGCCATACCGGTACTCATCTTACTTATAGTGATAAGCTTGATACCGACGATTTATTCGATACTGCCGCATAATTTAGATCCGAATAGCACGCTAGGTGGTATGATTCACGAACTTCAGCATTCAGGATGGAGCAATATGCCGGCTGATAAACCAATAAGGTATGGTAACTTCTATCCGGAGATGGCCATCGATATGACTTTTATTACGCTGGCAGCCTTGGGGTTGATATCACTTTTCGTCGGTATCCTACGGATGTGGAGGTCTATGGTTAAAAACCATGGCGAACAGGGATTGATGGGTGCGCCTGTGCCTAACCTACTCAAAGCTATTCCGACAATATTTAGACACAAAAAATTTATGGAATGCGATGAAAGCAAAAACAGGTACTATGGCCACCTGGGCGTATTTTACGGTTTCGTGGGAGCGTTTGTAACTACCGCATTTGTTTCTATTGGTTTTTACGCTTTCGGTATAAGCACCCCTTATGCGCAGTTTAGTCACGTAAAGCTGTTTGGAAATTTAAGCGCAGCTGCGATAATTATCGGCGGTATAGTGCTCTGGGTTCAAAGGGCGACATACAAAAAGAGTGCATCCAGCTATTTTGACTGGACGCTAATTGTGTTGGTAACGGGGCTTGGTGTAACAGGCCTGGCTACCGAGCTAGTAAGACTCGCAGATTTAAGGGCGATTGCATATCCAACTTATTTCATACACCTCGTATTTGTGGCATATCTATTCCTCTATCTACCGTTCTCAAAGATGGCTCACCTCGCATATAGAAGTGTGGCAATGGCATTTGCGAGGCAGGCTCAGAGGGATCTGGTTTTTGAGGATGAGATTGCATAA
- a CDS encoding response regulator transcription factor, translating into MGNIRILLAEDHVLVRESLRQYLEKDQNLKVVGEAGDGEEMVALAKELKPDIIIADIAMPKLNGIEATKQIKEMNMPIPVLILTAYDLDQYIFPLLEAGAAGYLLKDISGQELIDSVYRVNRGDSVLHPAVMRKVMQRFRHTADGKDAPSFDILTDREVEVLTLAARGKTNKEIAEELSVSVRTVEAHLGHIFTKLDVGSRTEAVILALKKGWVGLE; encoded by the coding sequence ATGGGAAATATACGAATTTTATTAGCAGAAGACCACGTACTTGTAAGGGAAAGTCTTCGCCAGTATTTAGAAAAGGACCAAAACCTAAAGGTTGTAGGTGAGGCAGGCGACGGCGAAGAGATGGTAGCTTTGGCCAAAGAGCTCAAGCCAGATATTATTATCGCCGATATTGCCATGCCTAAGCTAAACGGTATTGAGGCTACAAAACAAATCAAGGAAATGAACATGCCGATTCCGGTGTTGATACTAACAGCCTATGACCTTGACCAGTACATATTTCCCCTGCTTGAGGCCGGGGCCGCAGGCTATCTATTGAAGGACATCAGTGGACAAGAGCTAATAGACAGCGTTTACCGTGTAAACAGGGGAGATTCTGTACTTCACCCCGCAGTCATGCGCAAAGTAATGCAGCGGTTCAGACATACGGCTGATGGAAAGGATGCCCCATCATTTGATATACTTACTGATAGAGAGGTAGAAGTACTTACGCTTGCTGCCCGTGGAAAGACCAATAAAGAGATAGCTGAAGAGCTAAGCGTAAGCGTACGAACGGTTGAAGCACACCTGGGTCATATTTTTACCAAGCTAGATG